The Methanobacterium alcaliphilum genome segment AAACTTTACTTGATGAGCTGAAGTTGAAGAAATCCGCCCTGGCTAACCATCTAACTCAGCTAAAAAACACAGGGCTTATTGAAAAAAAACAACACGGAACCTACAACATTACAGAAGATGGTAAAAGATACGTTTTTTCTATAGAAAAAAGTTTTAAAGATAGTGAAAAGGTAGAAACTAGAAGAAAAGAAATGGAACAACGTAAAAATCTTGCAA includes the following:
- a CDS encoding ArsR/SmtB family transcription factor, with the translated sequence MDKKNDLNPSQEFLLKSFDEIVPILKALGNPSRLTILILLVNGPVSFQTLLDELKLKKSALANHLTQLKNTGLIEKKQHGTYNITEDGKRYVFSIEKSFKDSEKVETRRKEMEQRKNLAKSFLERK